tagAACAATAAGAACCTGGAAGGAACAGCTGGTACCTAATTTTCTCTTAGCTTCAGATTTGGCAAAGAACTCCCTCCATTCATCAGTTAGAACAAAAATTGGGTCcccctcctcttcttcttcctcttctgataCATTGTGGCCAGGGTCTTGCAATACCCTAATAGTTGAGGTAATAATAATATCAAGAATAAGAACATATAAAACAAATAGTTGACTAAGGCTACTTTTGTTTCACAAAAGTatcctttttttaaaaaaaaaaaaaaattctttttcgCAATTTTCAGTGTTTAAGGAGCTTAGAAATTTATCAAGAAGAAAAAAACAAAGTAATTTTCCAGACTATcacaaactaaaaagaagatggaAGCTATCAAGGAATCACATAAACAAATTTCCATTAGTCCACTGACCACTCTGCCAATCTTTGGCTTTCATCAATCACCAGACGCCACAACCAACAACCACAATGATCCTTTGGTTTGTTTCATTTCATCTTCAACtacaaataaaaaatatgaaGGGCCAGTTTGGTTCAACAGCTTTGATCAGCTGGTGGCAATCGGTAACCAAATGTTATCATTCTTAGCTTTCAGCGATAAAATTAAGTTTGATCCAAAGCTATACTTACTAAAAACTCACGATTGGAAGCATAAAAGCTTAAAGGAGGCCTCAACCGCTAAACATTTTCATTCTCTTATTTACTgaaagaaaattaatatttttcaacATATTTCAAATCCCAGAAAATGTTTTTCTTGGACAATTTATTTTCCATAATTTTTAGTAATTACCAAATTGGCTCAACAAGTATATGTAATGCTAAGCTGATATCAAAACTGATTGGCAGTAAACTTCTATGATTTTCTATGACCAGATTCAACCAAACCCTGAATAAAGCTTAATTGACAAGTCAACTCAGAAGACAGTCTTCATATTTTTATCAGACTGTTAGAATCGCTGCAGTGGCTTCTGGGTAGGGAGGGTATCATTGCCACCGAAATTTGGAGTTAGCtccaagaggaaaaaaaaaaaaaaaaaaacggcgGTTTATGGATATAAAATTTGTTTTGCAATCAAACTTGTAAAATCGCATACCAAGCGTATGACATTAAACCCAAGAAAAAACAAGATTCCGAAACTAAAATTAAGAAGAGCAGAAAGGTGTTAACTTACTGGGTGATGGAGGCAGTTTCTTTGTGCGCATCAGCCAAGTCGTTTAGCGGTGGATAAGAACCGATAAGTTCTGGGCCTCTTAGAGGATGCGGGGCAAACCTAGGGCATACAAGGCAATGGCAATTATAATGGTGGTGATGGCAGTGGTTGT
This sequence is a window from Hevea brasiliensis isolate MT/VB/25A 57/8 chromosome 10, ASM3005281v1, whole genome shotgun sequence. Protein-coding genes within it:
- the LOC110667437 gene encoding uncharacterized protein LOC110667437 encodes the protein MDSSFRFIRPRPLCSHPHHQHHHHHPLCHRHHHHHHHQCHHHFCPSHNHCHHHHYNCHCLVCPRFAPHPLRGPELIGSYPPLNDLADAHKETASITQVLQDPGHNVSEEEEEEEGDPIFVLTDEWREFFAKSEAKRKLEKQQAKKKRQTLIGNAGHALDLVPSNAQP